The proteins below come from a single Zea mays cultivar B73 chromosome 8, Zm-B73-REFERENCE-NAM-5.0, whole genome shotgun sequence genomic window:
- the LOC100191625 gene encoding uncharacterized protein isoform X2: MIAAFLAYCTLQAPSTILIRPHPAVWRLVHGLAVVYLVALTFLLFQNRDDARQFMKHLHPDLGVELPERSYGADCRLYVPENPKNKFINIYETLFDEFVVAHILGWFGKAVMIRNQLLLWVLSIGFELMELTFRHMLPNFNECWWDSIILDILICNWFGIWAGMHTVRYFDGKTYEWVGLSRQRSIMGKVKRSLSQFTPAQWDKDQWHPFMGPLRFIQVLFLCVVFMTVELNTFFLKFCLWIPPRNPLVVYRLILWWLIAIPTIREYNSYLQDSKPAKKVGAFCWLSLAICIVELLICMKFGHGLFHDPMPTWLIIFWSLVGIALVVFLLSWSWRSHRRFRRKRL; this comes from the exons GATACTTATTAGGCCCCATCCTGCTGTCTGGCGCCTGGTACATGGACTGGCTGTCGTTTACCTCGTTGCTCTTACCTTCCTCCTTTTCCAG AATCGTGACGATGCTCGCCAGTTCATGAAACACCTTCACCCTGATCTTGGAGTTG AATTGCCAGAGAGATCTTATGGAGCTGATTGCCGTTTGTATGTTCCAGAAAACCCTAAAAACAAGTTCATAAATATTTAT GagacattgtttgatgaatttgttGTTGCCCATATCCTTGGGTGGTTTGGCAAAGCTGTGATGATACGAAATCAACTTCTACTTTGGGTATTGTCGATCGGCTTTGAGCTAATGGAG CTAACTTTCAGACATATGTTGCCAAACTTTAATGAGTGCTGGTGGGATAGCATTATTTTGGATATCTTGATCTGCAATTGGTTTG GTATTTGGGCAGGAATGCACACAGTCCGTTACTTTGATGGCAAAACATATGAATGGGTCGGACTGAGCCGCCAACGAAGCATCATGGGTAAG GTGAAAAGATCGCTGAGCCAGTTCACCCCTGCTCAATGGGACAAGGATCAGTGGCATCCTTTCATGGGGCCACTGCGGTTCATCCAAGTTCTGTTCCTCTGTGTTGTCTTCATGACCGTGGAGCTTAACACATTCTTCCTTAAGTTTTGCCTGTGGATCCCTCCAAGGAATCCCTTAGTCGTGTACAGATTGATCCTCTGGTGGCTGATTGCCATCCCAACCATCCGCGAGTACAACTCCTACTTACAAGACAG CAAACCGGCGAAGAAGGTTGGAGCCTTCTGTTGGCTCTCTCTGGCTATATGCATAGTGGAGCTGCTTATCTGCATGAAGTTTGGGCATG GGCTATTTCATGACCCAATGCCTACCTGGCTGATCATCTTTTGGAGCTTGGTTGGGATTGCACTTGTGGTTTTCTTGCTTTCATGGTCATGGAGGAGTCACAGAAGATTCAGGAGAAAACGGCTGTGA